Proteins encoded by one window of Candidatus Methylomirabilota bacterium:
- a CDS encoding AAA family ATPase codes for MNCSRCHASNRDGLRFCESCGAPLADRCPQCAAPIVGDARFCGVCGASFAPAGPERFESPAAYTPAYLADRILNSRSAMEGERKQVTVLFCDFTDSTALAERIGPEAMHRLLDEFFELALGEVHRYEGTINQFLGDGFMALFGAPLAREDHARRGVLAALGLRSVLRERALGAPHRRLDLDVRMGINTGLVVVGKIGHNLRMDYTAVGDTTHVAHRLEQMAEPGTILITGATHRLVRGYVRVEDLGAQALKGKAEPVPVYRVLGPGARRSRLEGPDRAHKLTRFVGRERELDTLQGLLARVEAGEGQVVTIVGESGVGKSRLFHEFRQRQRGRSVTFLEGRCLSYGRRIPYLPVLDILRQGCGIAETDSPEAIGQKVDWALGDIGVDAADAAPYLLHLLGVTNGTEALAALSPQAIKSRTADVLRRLVLKESRRQPLVILVEDVHWVDRTSEEYATTLIDALVDAPLLMVLTHRPGYDPGWLKKPYVTRLALSQLSDGESLAVLQAIVEPGGVHESVTRSILAKAEGNPLFLEELSRAAFERDGLGTDDALPATIHDLLSARIDSLSQPARRVVQAAAVLGREVSHRLLEAVADQPESLAETVRELTRREMLYEHPRVADRVYVFRHALVQEVAYSTLLEQRRAALHGRAARALETLYDRRTDEVVELLAHHFGRSGDAEKAVDYAILAGEKAQRRWANAEGLAHFGAALSRLDALPESAANSLRRIDAVLRQGEVRFAVGQHVEQRTLLEQIGPLVERAADPPRRAAWHYWTGFLHTLTGGRPELVIDHCERAVAIAESGGLIELGAFAESCLAQVYVFAGELRLAVETGERALRTFETLGNRWWAGRTLSHLAAAANALGQWDRAFGYCHRALGHGLAVDDLRLKVSALLRLGLTHIQKGEVAEGLQRCEEAQALAPTPYDAAALRGIRAYGLAMVGRVAEAIAELTEVLDWYARSNLHFTRYQFMLLLGEAHLRGGALESARKAAEEVLVASAEMGYRHLEAIARRLLAESLLALDPPAAERHLRDAVEAFRRSGARSHLARSLIAQAALCHRRGEEARAIAALEEGVTIFREIGTLDHSARVRDALAMLDAGSAAAGHAYHH; via the coding sequence GTGAACTGCTCGCGCTGCCACGCGTCGAATCGCGATGGCCTGAGATTCTGCGAATCGTGCGGCGCCCCGCTGGCCGACCGGTGCCCGCAGTGCGCCGCGCCGATCGTCGGCGACGCCCGCTTCTGCGGCGTCTGTGGCGCCTCGTTCGCTCCGGCCGGCCCCGAGCGATTCGAGTCGCCCGCCGCGTACACCCCGGCGTATCTCGCCGACCGCATCCTCAACTCGCGCAGCGCCATGGAAGGCGAGCGCAAGCAGGTGACGGTGCTCTTCTGCGACTTCACCGACTCGACCGCGCTGGCCGAGCGCATCGGCCCCGAGGCGATGCACCGGCTGCTCGACGAGTTCTTCGAGCTCGCGCTCGGCGAGGTGCACCGCTACGAGGGCACCATCAACCAGTTCCTCGGCGACGGGTTCATGGCCCTCTTCGGCGCGCCCCTGGCCCGCGAGGATCACGCGCGCCGCGGCGTGCTCGCCGCGCTCGGGCTGCGGTCGGTCCTGCGCGAGCGCGCGCTCGGCGCGCCGCACCGCCGGCTCGATCTCGACGTGCGCATGGGCATCAACACCGGGCTGGTGGTCGTCGGCAAGATCGGCCACAACCTGCGGATGGACTACACCGCGGTCGGCGACACCACGCACGTCGCCCACCGGCTCGAGCAGATGGCCGAGCCCGGCACCATCCTGATCACCGGGGCCACCCACCGGCTGGTGCGCGGCTACGTGCGCGTGGAGGACCTGGGCGCCCAGGCGCTCAAGGGCAAGGCCGAGCCGGTGCCGGTCTACCGCGTGCTCGGACCGGGCGCGCGCCGCTCTCGCCTGGAAGGGCCGGATCGGGCGCACAAGCTCACGCGCTTCGTCGGGCGCGAGCGCGAGCTCGACACCCTGCAGGGCCTCCTCGCGCGGGTCGAGGCAGGAGAGGGACAAGTCGTCACCATCGTGGGCGAGTCCGGCGTCGGCAAATCGCGGCTCTTCCACGAGTTCCGGCAGCGGCAGCGTGGGCGCTCGGTCACGTTCCTGGAGGGCCGGTGCCTCTCGTACGGACGGCGGATCCCGTACCTGCCGGTCCTCGACATCCTGCGGCAGGGCTGCGGCATCGCGGAGACGGACAGCCCCGAGGCCATCGGCCAGAAAGTGGACTGGGCCCTCGGCGACATCGGGGTGGACGCCGCCGACGCCGCGCCGTACCTCCTCCACCTGCTCGGCGTCACGAACGGGACCGAGGCGCTCGCCGCCCTGAGCCCGCAGGCCATCAAGAGCCGGACCGCGGACGTGCTGCGCCGGCTCGTGCTCAAGGAGAGCCGGCGGCAGCCGCTGGTGATCCTGGTGGAGGACGTGCACTGGGTGGACCGGACCTCGGAGGAGTACGCGACCACGCTGATCGACGCGCTCGTCGACGCGCCGCTGCTGATGGTGCTGACGCACCGGCCGGGCTACGACCCGGGCTGGCTGAAGAAGCCGTACGTCACCCGGCTCGCGCTCTCCCAGCTCTCGGACGGGGAGAGCCTCGCGGTGCTCCAGGCCATCGTCGAGCCCGGCGGAGTCCATGAATCGGTGACGCGCTCGATCCTCGCCAAGGCCGAGGGCAACCCGCTCTTCCTGGAGGAGCTGAGCCGGGCCGCGTTCGAGCGCGACGGGCTCGGGACCGACGATGCGCTCCCCGCGACCATCCACGATCTGCTCAGCGCGCGCATCGACAGCCTGAGCCAGCCGGCCCGACGCGTCGTCCAGGCCGCGGCGGTGCTCGGGCGCGAGGTCTCCCATCGCCTGCTGGAGGCGGTGGCCGACCAGCCGGAGTCGCTCGCCGAGACGGTGCGCGAGCTGACCCGCCGCGAGATGCTCTACGAGCACCCGCGCGTGGCCGACCGCGTGTACGTGTTCCGGCACGCGCTGGTCCAGGAGGTGGCCTACTCCACGCTGCTCGAGCAGCGGCGCGCCGCGCTGCACGGCCGCGCGGCGCGGGCGCTGGAAACGCTCTACGACCGCCGGACCGACGAGGTCGTCGAGCTGCTCGCCCACCACTTCGGGCGCAGCGGAGATGCCGAGAAGGCGGTGGACTACGCGATCCTGGCCGGCGAGAAGGCCCAGCGCCGCTGGGCCAACGCGGAAGGGCTCGCCCACTTCGGGGCCGCGCTCTCGCGGCTGGACGCGTTGCCCGAGAGCGCGGCGAACTCGCTGCGGCGGATCGACGCGGTGCTGCGACAGGGCGAGGTGCGCTTCGCGGTTGGCCAGCACGTGGAGCAGCGCACGCTGCTCGAGCAGATCGGACCGCTGGTCGAGCGCGCCGCCGATCCCCCGCGCCGCGCGGCGTGGCACTACTGGACCGGGTTCCTGCACACCCTGACCGGCGGGCGGCCCGAGCTCGTCATCGACCACTGCGAGCGGGCGGTCGCGATCGCGGAGAGCGGCGGGCTGATCGAGCTGGGCGCCTTCGCGGAGTCCTGCCTGGCGCAGGTCTACGTCTTCGCGGGCGAGCTGCGCCTGGCCGTGGAGACCGGCGAGCGGGCGCTGCGCACGTTCGAGACGCTGGGGAACCGCTGGTGGGCCGGGCGAACCCTGTCGCACCTGGCCGCCGCCGCGAACGCGCTGGGCCAGTGGGACCGCGCGTTCGGCTACTGCCACCGCGCGCTGGGCCACGGCCTGGCGGTGGACGATCTGCGCCTGAAGGTCTCGGCACTCCTTCGCCTCGGCCTCACCCACATCCAGAAGGGGGAGGTGGCCGAGGGGCTGCAGCGCTGCGAGGAGGCGCAGGCGCTCGCGCCCACGCCGTACGACGCGGCAGCCCTCCGTGGCATTCGCGCCTACGGGCTGGCCATGGTCGGGCGCGTGGCCGAGGCCATCGCGGAGCTCACCGAGGTGCTGGACTGGTACGCCCGCTCCAACCTGCACTTCACCCGCTACCAGTTCATGCTCCTGCTCGGCGAGGCGCACCTGCGCGGGGGCGCGCTGGAGTCGGCCCGGAAGGCCGCGGAGGAGGTGCTGGTCGCGAGCGCCGAGATGGGCTATCGGCACCTGGAGGCGATCGCCCGGCGCCTGCTCGCGGAGTCGCTGCTGGCGCTGGATCCCCCCGCGGCGGAACGACATCTGCGTGACGCGGTCGAGGCGTTCCGGCGCAGCGGGGCGCGCAGCCACCTCGCCCGATCGCTGATCGCCCAGGCCGCCCTGTGCCACCGGCGGGGCGAGGAGGCGAGGGCCATCGCGGCCCTCGAGGAGGGCGTGACCATCTTCCGGGAGATTGGGACGCTCGACCACTCGGCGCGAGTGCGCGATGCGCTCGCCATGCTCGACGCGGGCTCCGCCGCGGCCGGGCATGCCTATCACCACTAG